Below is a genomic region from Xylophilus sp. GW821-FHT01B05.
TATGAGGACATCAAGGACGTGGTCTGGGACGAGCTGAAGAACCACTTCCGGCCCGAGTTCTTGAACCGCATCGACGAGACCGTGGTGTTCCACGCGCTGGATGCCAAGAACATCGAATCCATCGCCGCGATCCAGCTCAAGACGCTGCAGCAGCGCCTGGCCAAGCTCGACCTCACGCTGCAGGTATCGCCCGCGGCGCTGGCCGAAATCGCCAAGGTCGGCTTTGATCCCGTGTTCGGCGCGCGGCCTTTGAAGCGCGCCATCCAGCAAAGGATCGAAAATCCCCTGTCGAAGCTGCTGCTGGAAGGCCGCTTCGCTCCCAAGGATGTGATCCCGGTGGATGTCGACCCGGTGCGCGAGCCCGGCGTGTTCCATTTCGGCATGGCTGAACCCGCACATTGAGCGCGGCGGCCTGGCCCCAACAGGAAAGAATTCGAGTGACTGGTTTGGACAACTTCATTGCGGGCATCGTCCGCGTCGTGCTGCGCCTGGCCCTGGTGGCCGCCGCCGTGGTGCTGGCGGTGTGCGTGCTGTTTGTAGTGGCCGTGCTGCTGTGCCTGTGGGGGCTGCGCCGCACCTGGGCGCGTCTCACCGGCCGGCCGGTGGCGCCCTGGCACATGGGCCTGAACCCGGGCGCGCGCTTTCAGCAGGCCAGGCAGGCCTATAGCGCGGCCGGCAAGTGGTCGCCCAGGCGCGCGGCCGAGCCCGCGCGCAAGGCGGCGGATGTGACCGACGTGGAGCCGCGCGAGCTGCCTTCTCAGCGGTGAGGGCCGGGCTTGTGCTCAGTTTGGTAGGTCTTGTGTCTTGCTGACGGTGGGAGCCGGGACTCGCCCCAACTCGCTTCGCTCAGACAAGGGCGATCCCTTGTCCGCCCGTCGCTGCGCTGCTCGGCCCTGCCAACGGCGGTGGGCAGCAAACAGCCGGCCCCCACCCCAACCCTCCCCCAGCGGGGGAGGGAGTAGTGCCGGGGCCGAGCGCAGCGACGGCCCGGCTGGCAGTCCCGGGGTCCCCTCTGTGGCGTCGAGGAGCGGAAGAGTCGGCAGGTTGCCCGCAGCGAAGCGAAGGGACGGCGAGGACTGTTTGAGCGAAGCGAGTTCCGCAGCCGCCTGCTGACTCCGAGCACCGCAGAGCAGTCCGGCAAAGCCGGACCGACACAGCGGGGTCGCCTTCTCTTTGGTGACTTTCTCTTGGCGACACAAGAGAAAGTTACTCGCCCGCCGGGGCGAACTCCCGGCTCCCGCCGCCAGCAAGGCAAAGCAGTCTTGGAAATCTCAAAGGCCTCGCACTCAGAGCCCAAAGCCCTGACATGACGCACAAGGACGCTCCATCTCAGTGCATCAGAATTTCCTATCACCAACACACGAAATTTCCCGTTTGATCCGTCGGGGCGCGCAGGACAACACTGCGTGCCATGCCCCTTCAACTGCAATTCCTCTGGCAAGCCGCCACCGGTGCCCCACGCACCATCGCCGTCGCCCCCACACGCTTCGTCATCGCCGGCTGGACCGGCCGTGACGCCGCCGCCATCAACCACCATATCTCCGAGCTGGAGGCGCTCGGCGTGCCCCGGCCCTCGGCCGTGCCGCTGTACTACCGCGCCGGCGCCGCGCTGCTGACCCAGGCCGCGCAGGTCGAGGCGCTGGGCCCCGACAGCTCGGGCGAGGCCGAGCCGGTGCTGTTCTTTGCCGAGGGCGAATGGTGGCTGACGGTGGGATCGGACCACACCGACCGCCGGGTGGAGACCTATTCGGTCGCCGTCTCCAAGCAGATGTGCGCCAAGCCGGTGGCGACCGAGGCCTGGCGTTGGGCCGATGTCGCCGCCTACCAGGACGAGTTGCAGCTCAGCTCGCACATCCTGGAAGACGGCCAGTGGGTGGACTACCAGCGCGGCACGCTGGCCGCGATGCGGCCGCTGGAGTCGCTGCGCGATGGCATCTTTGGTGCCGGCGGCGCGCAAGCGGCCGAGGGCACTTTTCTGTCTTGCGGCACGCTGGGCGCGCTGCCCGATGCGCAAGGCCGTGGCATTCGCCCGGCGCTGGAAATGGAGTTGACGCTGCGCGATCCGCGCAGTGGCCGGTGTATCGTGCACCGCTATGCGGTCACGGCCTTGCCCGTGGTCGCTTGATACGGTCTCGCGTTCACAGATAGAACCGTTCGCCTTGAGCTTGTCGAAAGCCTGTCCTGAGCTTTGTCGAATGGCTCCCAGGCTTCGACAGGCTCAGCCCGAACGGTTTTTTGTTGAGTGACGCAACTTGAAATGAAGCCCCAACACGCCCTCACCGGAACCCCGACATGACCCCGACGATTGCCTCCCTGCGCGCGCGCATTGCACGCGGCGAACTCACGCACGAAGCCCTGGTGCAGCAAGCCCTGGAAGGCGCTGCCGCGCCGGCCGCGCAGCACGTTTTCACGGCCCTCTATGCCGACGCCGCCCTGGCCGCGGCGCGCCATGCCGATGCGGCCCAGGCCGCGGGCGTGGCCTTGCCGCCACTGGCCGGCCTGCCGGTGTCGGTGAAGGATTTGTATGACGTGGCCGGCGCCACCACGCTGGCGGGTTCCATCGCTTGCCGTGGCGAGCCCGCTGCGACGGCTGATGCGGCGGCAGTGGCGCGCCTGCGCACGCAGGGCGCGGCGCTTGTCGGTCGTACCAACATGACCGAGTTCGCGTTCTCGGGCGTGGGCATCAACCCGCACTACGGCACGCCGCGCAACCCGGCGGATGCGCAGCTGGCGCGCGTGCCGGGCGGCTCGTCTTCTGGCGCGGCGGTGTCGGTGGCCTTGGGGCTGGCGGTGGCCGGCCTGGGCTCGGACACGGGCGGCTCGATCCGCGTGCCGGCGGCGCTGTGCGGGCTGGTCGGCTTCAAGAGTACGCAGTCACGCGTGCCGCGTACCGGGGCGTTTGAGCTGTCGCGCACGCTGGACACGGTCTGCGCCATGGCGCGCAGCGTGGAAGACTGCCTGCTGGCCGACGCCGCCATTGCCGACACACCGCTGG
It encodes:
- a CDS encoding DUF2848 family protein, with product MPLQLQFLWQAATGAPRTIAVAPTRFVIAGWTGRDAAAINHHISELEALGVPRPSAVPLYYRAGAALLTQAAQVEALGPDSSGEAEPVLFFAEGEWWLTVGSDHTDRRVETYSVAVSKQMCAKPVATEAWRWADVAAYQDELQLSSHILEDGQWVDYQRGTLAAMRPLESLRDGIFGAGGAQAAEGTFLSCGTLGALPDAQGRGIRPALEMELTLRDPRSGRCIVHRYAVTALPVVA
- a CDS encoding amidase, with the protein product MTPTIASLRARIARGELTHEALVQQALEGAAAPAAQHVFTALYADAALAAARHADAAQAAGVALPPLAGLPVSVKDLYDVAGATTLAGSIACRGEPAATADAAAVARLRTQGAALVGRTNMTEFAFSGVGINPHYGTPRNPADAQLARVPGGSSSGAAVSVALGLAVAGLGSDTGGSIRVPAALCGLVGFKSTQSRVPRTGAFELSRTLDTVCAMARSVEDCLLADAAIADTPLAVRRRPLDGLRLAVPQTLMFDAIDPAVAQAFEQALQRLSAAGARVVELPLAELAEISRINAPGGFSAVEAHAVHRTRLAEKRAQFDPRVALRIDTGASASAADYIAMQDARQDWIARVEQRLEGFDALVCPTVPIVAPEIAALVASDEAFFRTNGLLLRNTFAINFLDGCAFSLPCQRAGELPVGLMLSSVRGDDARLAAVALAVEAVLA